The following proteins are encoded in a genomic region of Cryptomeria japonica chromosome 11, Sugi_1.0, whole genome shotgun sequence:
- the LOC131041289 gene encoding polygalacturonase inhibitor 1-like isoform X2, which yields MALSLQKLCSVFISVFVVFSFSPRPSLSNGCLSHESEALLLIKADSNDSADLSSWVNGTDCCTMWDGISCNNHTKQVVSLDLGFDNDYFDGVISESLCQLRFLTSLTIAGVSVSKNHLATVWEDLLPTVCSCMWLC from the exons ATGGCCCTCTCTTTACAGAAGCTGTGTTCAGTTTTCATTTCagtttttgttgtcttctcattcTCTCCCCGCCCTTCACTGTCCAACGGATGTCTTTCCCATGAATCCGAAGCACTCCTCCTCATCAAAGCGGACTCGAATGACTCTGCTGATCTGAGTTCGTGGGTGAATGGCACAGACTGTTGCACCATGTGGGATGGCATTTCCTGCAATAATCACACCAAGCAAGTTGTCTCTCTTGATCTAGGCTTTGACAATGACTACTTTGATGGTGTGATCTCTGAGAGCTTGTGCCAGCTTCGTTTTCTCACATCACTCACCATAGCCGGAGTATCAG TTTCAAAGAATCATTTGGCAACTGTTTGGGAGGATCTTCTCCCAACTGTGTGTAGCTGCATGTGGCTTTGCTAA
- the LOC131041289 gene encoding receptor-like protein EIX1 isoform X1, with protein MSYLHLGGNPLSGNIPNSLGYLYLLKDLNIKDTQLSGTIPLSFAQLSSLTTLYADGNRFNETVASSPLPPSLVDLRLSLDRNQSVSETFFHNLTSLNSLYLSNCVLNISKSWIPSFQLETISIMSCMINDKFPPWISTQFSLVTLDLVDTGLVGKIPSWLGETNPDLQYLNLSRNHLEGALFSISSSEMSLIILDVSSNSLSGNIPSNWCSSVEQLQLNDNLFSGNIPSSLGEMFNYYLLNLANNNLTGVIPMSLFKYPSLTVLNLGNNSLEGGLPHEFNELTYLYSLVVRNDKLNGSLFPSIADCSQLQVLDAGENFFGGEISKLIENLSKLGVLVMKDNNFIGSIPLEIGKLKSLQILLLSSNHISGSIPHTIVSMEAMVNTSQDGFILSASYNVYYRDGLVMNLKGTVRSFSYILSTLTVIDLSNNELEGELVSDFGNLKGLRLLNLSMNNFNETIPNSLGEMSQLESLDLSKNYFSGRIPVELESLNFLGSLNLSNNNLSGSIPQGHHITGTFGESSYSGNPHLWGCPLPKNCSWPQFAPPPPSISVDKDKKGAKYSWYQISVGLSYGSGFGGMLSLMLIKNSWKRKCFNQIDKILKFLFPWMKNLTL; from the coding sequence ATGAGTTATTTACACCTTGGAGGAAATCCACTGAGCGGTAACATTCCAAATTCTCTGGGCTATCTCTATTTACTCAAAGATTTGAATATTAAGGACACTCAACTAAGTGGGACTATTCCCCTTTCATTTGCTCAGCTTTCCTCCCTCACTACATTGTATGCTGACGGAAATCGTTTCAACGAAACCGTTGCCTCTTCGCCACTTCCACCTTCTTTGGTTGATCTACGCCTCTCACTAGACCGTAACCAGTCAGTTTCAGAAACTTTCTTTCACAACCTTACAAGCCTGAATTCATTGTATTTATCCAACTGTGTGCTAAATATTTCAAAATCTTGGATTCCATCCTTTCAGTTAGAGACAATAAGTATAATGTCATGTATGATTAATGATAAATTTCCTCCTTGGATTTCAACACAATTCTCGCTTGTTACATTGGATTTAGTTGACACTGGTCTTGTGGGAAAAATTCCTTCTTGGCTAGGGGAAACCAATCCCGACTTGCAGTATCTAAATCTTTCGCGAAATCATCTAGAAGGAGCCCTATTCTCAATTTCGTCAAGTGAGATGTCACTAATAATCCTAGATGTGTCTAGCAATTCACTGAGTGGGAACATCCCATCAAATTGGTGCTCCTCCGTTGAGCAATTGCAGCTCAACGACAATTTATTCAGTGGCAATATTCCTTCAAGCTTGGGTGAAATGTTCAACTATTATCTTTTAAATCTTGCAAACAACAACTTAACTGGTGTGATCCCTATGAGCTTGTTCAAGTACCCTTCCCTCACAGTCCTAAATTTGGGAAATAATAGTTTGGAGGGAGGGTTACCCCATGAGTTCAATGAGCTAACTTATTTATATTCCTTAGTTGTTCGGAATGATAAGCTGAATGGATCACTCTTTCCCTCAATAGCAGATTGTTCACAATTACAGGTTCTTGATGCTGGGGAAAATTTTTTTGGAGGTGAAATATCAAAATTAATTGAAAATCTTTCAAAGTTAGGAGTATTGGTGATGAAGGACAACAATTTTATAGGCAGTATTCCTCTAGAGATTGGTAAGTTAAAGAGCCTCCAAATCTTGCTCCTTTCTTCCAATCATATTTCAGGTTCAATTCCACACACAATTGTATCCATGGAAGCAATGGTCAATACAAGCCAAGATGGTTTTATATTGTCTGCTTCTTATAATGTTTATTATCGAGATGGATTGGTAATGAATTTAAAAGGCACAGTTCGCTCCTTTTCATACATCCTTTCCACTCTCACCGTCATAGATCTCTCAAACAATGAATTGGAGGGGGAACTTGTTTCTGATTTTGGGAATTTGAAGGGTTTGAGGCTTCTAAACCTTTCAATGAACAATTTTAATGAGACCATTCCAAATAGTCTAGGAGAAATGAGTCAGCTAGAGTCATTAGAcctttcaaaaaattatttttcaggAAGAATCCCTGTAGAGCTTGAATCTCTAAACTTCTTGGGTTCACTAAATTTATCAAACAACAATCTTTCAGGAAGTATCCCACAAGGACATCATATAACTGGCACATTTGGAGAGTCCTCTTATTCAGGCAATCCACATTTATGGGGATGTCCTCTACCTAAAAATTGTTCTTGGCCACAAtttgctcctcctcctccttctatTTCAGTGGACAAAGATAAAAAAGGTGCTAAGTATTCATGGTATCAAATATCCGTGGGATTGTCATATGGATCAGGTTTTGGAGGGATGTTGTCACTCATGCTCATAAAAAATAGTTGGAAAAGGAAATGTTTCAATCAAATTGATAAAATCCTCAAGTTTTTATTTccatggatgaagaatttgacACTATAA